A region from the Parasphingopyxis sp. CP4 genome encodes:
- a CDS encoding C40 family peptidase — MSVADLRCDPGDEAELGSQLLFGERFAWLDTVEDWAWGYCVHDHFVGFVRKGALTAVTEPTHIVSTVSAPVANGSAEMLHMGSAVTGDVAGDTLHLADGAVALSDVHPLGSIVEDPVAIAEMFIGAPYLLGGRSIAGIDCSGLVQIALAMAGHAVQRDSDMQQNSIGEPLSADAGLERGDLIFFPDHVGMMVNSTDIIHATGHAGSVVTEPLVEVTGRIATEHDAPVLARRRIAR; from the coding sequence GTGAGCGTAGCCGATTTGCGCTGCGATCCCGGTGATGAGGCGGAACTTGGATCGCAGCTGCTGTTCGGAGAGCGGTTTGCATGGCTTGATACCGTTGAGGACTGGGCCTGGGGCTATTGTGTACACGATCATTTTGTCGGCTTTGTCCGCAAAGGCGCGCTGACAGCCGTCACCGAACCCACGCACATTGTTTCGACAGTCTCAGCTCCGGTTGCGAACGGCAGCGCCGAAATGCTCCACATGGGAAGCGCGGTGACCGGCGACGTCGCTGGCGATACCCTGCATCTGGCCGATGGAGCCGTCGCGCTTTCGGATGTTCATCCGCTGGGCAGTATTGTTGAAGACCCGGTTGCGATCGCCGAGATGTTCATCGGCGCACCTTATCTGCTTGGCGGGCGCAGTATTGCCGGAATCGATTGTTCGGGATTGGTACAGATTGCCCTCGCCATGGCGGGCCATGCGGTTCAGCGCGACAGCGATATGCAGCAGAACTCCATCGGCGAACCCTTATCGGCTGACGCCGGCCTGGAACGCGGCGATCTTATCTTCTTTCCTGATCATGTCGGCATGATGGTAAACTCGACTGATATCATTCACGCAACGGGCCATGCGGGTTCGGTCGTCACCGAACCGCTCGTCGAAGTGACGGGACGAATAGCAACAGAGCATGACGCACCGGTGCTTGCGCGCCGCAGGATCGCGCGATGA
- a CDS encoding helix-turn-helix domain-containing protein, translated as MPSDALGHWRTAIVDYVRSGEPDLTNRQMAILMLVYASSEPHTVRGIAQKLGVSKPVVTRALNTLSALGYLRRERDESDRRNIFIAQTSDGARFLERFEKIIGPNRPIGKS; from the coding sequence ATGCCAAGCGATGCGCTTGGACATTGGAGGACAGCAATTGTCGATTATGTACGGTCCGGCGAACCTGACCTCACCAATCGGCAAATGGCAATTCTTATGCTCGTTTATGCGTCTTCGGAGCCACATACCGTTCGCGGAATCGCCCAAAAACTGGGGGTTTCGAAGCCTGTGGTTACACGCGCCTTGAATACTCTCTCCGCCCTCGGCTATCTGCGGCGTGAACGTGATGAAAGCGACAGACGCAACATCTTCATCGCGCAAACTTCAGATGGGGCGCGTTTCCTTGAACGGTTCGAAAAAATCATCGGCCCAAACCGGCCAATCGGGAAGTCCTGA
- a CDS encoding M17 family metallopeptidase — translation MTDYEPMLQPDKGQSAQLLHLVDTDGFDEWYKALPDRDRQSVKAQGFKGKDGQLAIITGESADDWMAAIGVSDAETLDSWCLAKAAEKLPSGTYRLDKGDPDQAAFGWLCAQYRFERYKQELAESSGPKVLLTSKPATIEETIALAEATDLVRTLVNIPAGDLGPAELENAATEAATEFGADLTVTTGAELVDGYPMVDAVGRAASDDRAPRLIELEWGDPKHPRIAIVGKGVCFDSGGLDIKSAAGMRWMKKDMGGAAHALALARLVMSQALPVRLHLLIPAVENSIAGNAFRPGDIIPSRKGLSVEIGNTDAEGRLILGDALTKACEDEPELLIDFATLTGAARVALGPDLPALFTDDEALAAEISTVGMEIDDPVWRLPLWDGYDEWMKSPIADLSNTSSVAMAGASTAALFLRRFVSGDTAWTHLDTFAWRNTPKPGRPKGGEALGLRAHWQVLKNRYSGN, via the coding sequence ATGACCGATTATGAACCAATGCTCCAGCCCGACAAGGGCCAATCCGCCCAGTTGCTCCATCTCGTCGATACCGACGGTTTTGACGAATGGTACAAAGCCCTTCCCGACCGAGATCGGCAATCCGTAAAAGCGCAGGGTTTCAAGGGGAAAGACGGCCAACTCGCCATTATCACCGGTGAATCTGCCGATGACTGGATGGCCGCTATTGGCGTCTCAGACGCGGAAACCCTGGATAGCTGGTGCCTTGCAAAAGCGGCTGAAAAATTACCGAGCGGCACCTATCGGCTGGATAAAGGCGATCCGGACCAGGCCGCCTTTGGCTGGCTATGCGCCCAATATCGGTTCGAGCGCTACAAGCAGGAACTGGCTGAATCCAGCGGCCCAAAGGTCCTGCTGACGTCCAAACCGGCAACGATTGAAGAGACAATTGCACTGGCCGAGGCCACCGATCTTGTCCGCACGCTGGTCAATATTCCTGCGGGTGATTTGGGGCCGGCCGAGCTTGAAAACGCGGCTACCGAGGCAGCGACGGAGTTTGGCGCCGATCTCACCGTCACCACAGGGGCCGAGTTGGTCGACGGATATCCGATGGTCGACGCCGTGGGGCGCGCCGCATCGGATGACCGTGCACCGCGACTTATCGAACTCGAATGGGGCGACCCCAAACATCCGCGGATCGCTATCGTCGGTAAAGGCGTGTGCTTTGATTCCGGCGGCTTGGATATCAAGAGCGCCGCCGGGATGCGCTGGATGAAGAAGGATATGGGCGGCGCCGCCCATGCGCTGGCGCTGGCCCGGCTCGTTATGAGCCAAGCATTACCGGTCCGCCTGCATCTGCTGATTCCGGCCGTTGAAAACTCGATTGCCGGTAACGCGTTCCGACCAGGCGACATTATTCCCAGTCGCAAGGGGCTGAGCGTTGAGATTGGCAATACCGATGCCGAGGGTCGTTTGATCTTGGGCGATGCGCTCACCAAAGCCTGCGAAGACGAGCCGGAACTGCTGATTGATTTTGCGACGCTTACCGGCGCCGCGCGCGTTGCCCTTGGACCGGATCTCCCCGCCCTGTTCACCGACGACGAGGCGCTCGCTGCCGAGATTTCTACCGTGGGAATGGAGATTGACGATCCGGTTTGGCGGCTGCCGCTCTGGGACGGCTATGACGAATGGATGAAATCGCCAATTGCAGACCTGAGCAACACATCATCAGTAGCGATGGCTGGCGCCTCGACCGCTGCGCTGTTCCTGCGCCGTTTCGTCTCTGGCGATACTGCATGGACGCATCTCGATACATTTGCGTGGCGCAACACGCCCAAGCCTGGCCGCCCCAAGGGTGGTGAGGCACTTGGTCTGCGTGCGCACTGGCAGGTTTTGAAGAACCGCTATTCGGGCAACTAG
- the rimO gene encoding 30S ribosomal protein S12 methylthiotransferase RimO yields the protein MATRIPSPPKVGMVSLGCPKALVDSERILTKLRSDGYGLSPDYDDADVVLVNTCGFLDSAKEESLEAIGEAIAENGRVIVTGCMGNEADVIRDRFPDVLAVSGPQQYEEVVGAVHEAAPMPPSPYVDLVPETGLKLTPRHYSYVKISEGCNHRCAFCIIPSIRGDLVSRRPDAVLREAEKLVAAGTKELLIISQDTSAYGVDIRKEERQWKGRTIQPHMTDLARELGQLGAWVRLHYVYPYPHVDQVIPLMADGLITPYLDIPFQHASPRILKAMRRPANEAKVLERVAAWREICPDLTIRSTFITGFPGETDEDFEYLLEWLDEAQLDRVGAFRFEPVEGARANALPDPVPDEVTEERYKRLMEKCAEISAAKLQAKIGSTQKVIIDLVDEDGGATGRSQADAPEIDGEVHLRDTQGLEPGDIISAVIEDADAHDLFGVPVGNP from the coding sequence ATGGCAACACGCATCCCCTCCCCGCCCAAGGTCGGCATGGTCTCGCTCGGCTGTCCCAAGGCCTTGGTCGATAGCGAGCGTATCCTGACCAAGCTGCGATCCGACGGCTATGGCCTGTCGCCCGACTATGACGATGCGGACGTCGTACTGGTCAACACGTGCGGTTTCCTCGACAGCGCCAAGGAAGAAAGCCTTGAAGCGATTGGTGAGGCCATTGCCGAAAATGGCCGCGTGATCGTCACCGGATGCATGGGGAACGAGGCGGACGTCATCCGCGACCGTTTCCCTGATGTGCTCGCCGTATCGGGCCCCCAGCAATATGAAGAGGTGGTCGGTGCCGTACATGAGGCCGCGCCGATGCCGCCGTCGCCTTATGTCGATCTGGTTCCCGAAACGGGGCTCAAGCTTACGCCGCGCCACTATAGCTATGTGAAGATCTCAGAAGGCTGCAATCATCGCTGCGCCTTCTGCATCATTCCCTCGATCCGCGGCGATCTTGTCAGTCGGCGCCCCGATGCTGTGCTGCGCGAAGCAGAAAAACTGGTTGCAGCTGGGACCAAAGAACTGCTGATCATCAGCCAGGACACGTCCGCCTATGGCGTCGATATCCGCAAGGAAGAGCGGCAATGGAAAGGCCGCACGATCCAGCCCCATATGACGGATCTTGCGCGCGAACTGGGCCAGTTGGGCGCCTGGGTCCGACTCCATTATGTCTACCCCTATCCGCATGTCGATCAGGTCATCCCGTTAATGGCTGATGGTTTGATCACACCCTATCTCGATATTCCCTTCCAGCATGCCAGCCCGCGTATCCTGAAAGCCATGCGCCGCCCGGCGAACGAGGCGAAGGTGCTTGAGCGCGTTGCTGCGTGGCGCGAAATCTGTCCCGACCTCACAATCCGATCGACCTTCATCACCGGGTTCCCTGGCGAGACCGATGAAGATTTCGAATATCTGCTCGAATGGCTCGACGAAGCGCAGTTGGACCGGGTCGGCGCATTCCGCTTTGAACCGGTCGAAGGCGCGCGTGCCAATGCCCTGCCCGATCCGGTGCCTGATGAAGTGACTGAAGAGCGCTACAAGCGCCTGATGGAAAAATGCGCCGAGATTTCAGCAGCAAAACTCCAGGCCAAGATCGGATCAACGCAGAAGGTCATTATTGACCTTGTTGACGAAGATGGCGGGGCGACGGGTCGCTCTCAGGCAGACGCCCCAGAAATCGACGGTGAGGTCCATCTGCGCGACACCCAAGGGCTAGAACCCGGCGACATCATTTCAGCCGTGATCGAAGATGCCGATGCGCATGACCTGTTTGGCGTACCGGTTGGCAATCCCTAA